In Carassius carassius chromosome 46, fCarCar2.1, whole genome shotgun sequence, the following proteins share a genomic window:
- the LOC132129639 gene encoding protein FAM43B-like has translation MLPWKRSKFVLVENESKSKPKSLGVGLTYHSLLSTLLHSCPDLVPDCPFQWLGSVFHSKRQKVVLNKEEPTYSVRYLGSTVTIMAKGEDCMQEAVAKIWTRSNYGEQSTKMKLTVGPHGICMGVDKGGKKKPVHLFSLNRITYYSADPFRPKIFAWIYRHQVKNKVVVLRCHAVLLVKAEKARALALNLYQNSTSAFKEFKRLKRQADFRHCQQQLLGEDIVPLMPLRRLLNGQCHYQPPAEKPGSATRLSSITEEEEEDEDGQRDAESTNMKNAGTPSPSPPEKDLGKIVNRLDEVSITSWDEAQMTISTLV, from the coding sequence ATGCTGCCCTGGAAAAGGAGTAAGTTTGTGCTGGTGGAGAATGAGTCCAAAAGCAAGCCGAAAAGTCTTGGAGTCGGACTGACTTATCATTCCCTGCTTTCGACTTTGCTCCACTCCTGTCCGGACCTTGTTCCCGACTGCCCGTTTCAATGGCTAGGGAGTGTTTTCCACAGCAAACGGCAGAAAGTGGTGCTCAACAAAGAGGAACCCACCTACAGTGTGCGTTACCTGGGCAGCACAGTCACCATCATGGCTAAAGGTGAGGATTGCATGCAGGAGGCGGTGGCTAAGATTTGGACTCGCAGCAACTATGGCGAACAGAGCACCAAGATGAAGCTTACCGTCGGGCCGCACGGAATTTGCATGGGGGTGGATAAAGGTGGCAAAAAGAAGCCTGTCCACCTTTTTTCCCTCAACCGTATCACATACTACAGTGCTGACCCCTTCCGGCCAAAGATCTTTGCTTGGATTTACCGGCATCAGGTGAAGAATAAAGTGGTGGTTCTACGATGCCATGCCGTCCTGCTGGTGAAGGCAGAAAAAGCCCGAGCGTTAGCTCTCAACCTGTACCAAAACTCAACATCGGCATTTAAAGAGTTCAAACGACTAAAGCGCCAGGCCGACTTCCGTCATTGCCAGCAGCAGCTGTTGGGCGAGGACATTGTGCCTCTTATGCCTCTTCGGAGACTCCTGAATGGCCAGTGCCACTACCAGCCACCTGCAGAAAAGCCTGGAAGCGCCACGCGGCTCTCCTCAAttactgaggaagaggaggaggatgaggatggacAAAGGGATGCTGAATCCACCAACATGAAAAACGCCGGAACTCCCAGTCCTTCTCCTCCAGAGAAAGATCTAGGGAAGATCGTAAATAGACTGGATGAGGTTTCGATTACCAGCTGGGATGAAGCACAGATGACTATCAGCACTCTGGTGTGA